In Daucus carota subsp. sativus chromosome 4, DH1 v3.0, whole genome shotgun sequence, one DNA window encodes the following:
- the LOC108216925 gene encoding uncharacterized protein LOC108216925 encodes MGDLFIRQFQSFMTYAPPVATLANIKQRNGETLHDYFKRFNAEVPYMRGATDEAVKNILIAGLKRGSDFWKDIEGHEPTTLQDFYWQAEPFKIVEKSMAEMDNGSPPPRDNYKYRNRKRGGSVTLERKRRSPSPKKEHCHKLKQQIEELIKNGKLTEWVKTLKKSYNYGPPPPQDNDAETTNTEKVPRDGSIHVIIGGPHIGWGCRKAMNSEEDATRVHHPHSDALVVKVRIGSNNVHRVIVDNGNAANILSYDAYIKMGFLDKDMNVTLCALYGFCGTPIDVRGSIKLPVTLGEGPLSTTQVAEWLVVNQYSALNVVIGRPILKEMRIVTSIYHMSMKFPTPKGVGCVKGCQYNSRDCYNKAIHLGERRNRPDSLRHGS; translated from the exons ATGGGGGACCTCTTTATCAGACAGTTTCAGTCTTTCATGACCTATGCCCCTCCTGTGGCCACACTGGCCAACATCAAGCAAAGAAATGGAGAAACCCTCCATGATTACTTCAAGAGGTTTAATGCTGAGGTCCCTTATATGAGAGGAGCCACTGATGAGGCCGTAAAGAATATCCTGATCGCTGGATTGAAGAGAGGCTCAGACTTCTGGAAAGATATTGAAGGTCACGAGCCCACCACTCTACAGGACTTCTATTGGCAGGCTGAGCCATTCAAGATAGTGGAAAAATCCATGGCAGAAATGGACAATGGGAGCCCTCCTCCTCGCGACAATTACAAGTACAGAAATCGGAAGAGGGGAGGATCAGTGACCCTTGAAAGGAAGAGGAGAAGCCCCAGTCCTAAGAAAGAGC ATTGCCACAAGTTAAAACAACAAATTGAGGAACTCATCAAGAATGGGAAGCTCACTGAGTGGGTGAAAACCTTGAAGAAAAGTTACAATTACGGGCCACCGCCTCCACAGGATAACGACGCTGAGACCACCAACACCGAGAAGGTGCCGCGAGATGGGAGTATCCACGTGATCATTGGCGGTCCTCATATCGGATGGGGGTGTAGGAAAGCCATGAACAG TGAGGAGGACGCTACGCGGGTCCACCACCCCCATTCCGATGCTCTGGTGGTGAAGGTCAGAATTGGCTCCAACAACGTGCACCGGGTAATTGTTGATAACGGGAACGCAGCTAATATCCTCTCTTATGATGCCTACATCAAGATGGGATTCCTAGATAAGGACATGAATGTAACTCTCTGCGCTCTGTATGGTTTCTGCGGGACCCCAATCGATGTAAGGGGATCCATCAAGCTCCCTGTCACCCTCGGGGAAGGCCCCCTCTCCACCACCCAGGTGGCTGAATGGCTGGTCGTGAACCAATATTCAGCCCTTAATGTTGTCATCGGCCGTCCCATCTTGAAAGAAATGAGGATAGTGACTTCCATCTACCACATGTCCATGAAATTTCCCACCCCAAAGGGGGTAGGATGTGTCAAGGGGTGCCAGTATAATTCCCGGGATTGCTACAACAAAGCAATCCACTTGGGTGAGAGGAGGAACCGACCTGACTCCCTTAGGCATGGAAGTTGA